Part of the Brassica oleracea var. oleracea cultivar TO1000 chromosome C8, BOL, whole genome shotgun sequence genome is shown below.
TGGGATAAGGATAGACGCATTGACTTTGGACCAATACATAATAATACGTAATATTAAGAGGTGATCCATCATTATAACATGACACAGCACGATGTTACGTGATTAAAATCTTTATTATATACAATAATACTTTGCTGAATGAATAATTTGACCAACCCAAAAAAAGAAACAAATGGCTTCAAAGCGAAGCACTTGATTAAAACGTTTAACAAAACTCAAAATAGAAAAAAAAGGGATCATTCCACGGGCCTGCCCACCGTCTCAACCATCATACACGGGTTCCCAATGCCCAACTCATCCCACCGTCTCGACCTAACAGACTGCGTCAACCCCGTGAGCCACCCAACCACTTCCTCCATCCCCGGCCTTTTCTCTCTACACGTCCTCACACACTTCGCCGCCACCAACCCCAGATGGTTCCTCACGCTCACATCCACCGGCGGCCCGATCATCGGATCATAAATCCCGCCGATCTTCCCTCTTTTTATCATCGGAATGGCCCAATCCACTATAAACGACGGCGAGTATCTAACGTCTATCGCCTTCCTCCCGCTGATTATCTCCAGGAGCAAGATCCCGAAGCTGAACACGTCGGTCTTAGTGCTTAACCTATCCGCCGTGACGTAGTCCGGGTCGAGGTACCCCATGGTGCCAGCTGGAGGAGTCGATTTAACTTTCTGGTCCTCTACATTGCATCTGATCGCTAAACCGAAGTCTCCAAGCTTCGCGTTGAGGTTCTTATCCATCAGCACGTTCGCCGATTTGATGTCTCTGTGTATGATCGGCGGGTGTTGAGAGTGCAGGAGGTGCACGGCCTTGGCTATCTGGAGAGCGATTTTGATTCTCTTGCTCCAGCTCGATATCGCGATTGGACTAGAAGGCGAATCGGAGTGAATCACGTCGTACAAGCTCCCGTTCAGCATGAACTCGACGACGAGGAGAGGATCCTTGACGTTGTCGGCGCTGTAGCCGAGGAGGTTGACGAACCTAGGGCTCCGGATCTTGGAGAGGATCTCGAACTCGTTGTGGAATTCGCGGCTGATTTCTCTCGATTTCGAAGGTCTCTTGACGGCGACGAGACGGGAGCCGATGACGGCTTTGTAGACGCTGCCGTGGCTTCCGCGTCCGAGGAGGTTGTCGGCGGAGAATCCGCCTGTCGCGGCTTCGAGGTCGCGGTGGAGGAAGCGGCGTAGTTTGGGTCGGTCTTCTGGGGGAGATTCGGTAGGAGGAGGAGGAGGTTTGGTGGCGGCGGATTTGGAAGATGAGACGGCGACTGCGACGGCGGATCCGGCTTTGCACGAGAGATAACCCATTGGGTCGAGAGAATGTAGGAGGAGGAGGAGGAAGGAGAAAGGGAAAGGTGTTGATGAGTCTGGTGGCGTGAGAAGTCATTTTGGTAATAAAGGGACATTTGATTAGATTCAACTCAAGGAAGTGGAGAAGTCATGATTCTTTCTTTTTTTGTTTGTCTTTTATCTAATTATCACAGAGTCGCCCCTCTAATTTGTCATAACTCTCTTTCGTGCCCAATAAATAATAAATGTTATCAATTTTCATCCATTTTTAACCCAAAGTCGCCACTCTAATTTATCACCACTCCGTTTTTCCCCAGATAAATAATAATGTAATTATTTACTCCCAGTCAAGCTAGTGTATATTAGACCAACTCTGGATTAAGCCAAGACGATTAGCCGTTTAGGTAGCCTTTTTGGATCCGAGTTAGATTTTTCGGAATTTCAATACCTTTTTAGGTTTTACTCGAATCACAATTTTTTTAAAAAAAATGCAGTGTTGTACCTTAATATCTGAAATCACCGAAAATTACCAAAAAAATAACCTACATTATTTAAAAGTACCTAATTTTTTTTGTTTAAATGGCAAACTACTTAAATTAAGTATTGAAATTTTCTGAATCAACCAAAAATTCGTTCCTCTAATTTATAATAACTTCGTATAGTACCCAATAAAGATGATTTCGTATGAATTTACACCCTCAGTCAAACTAATGTATTATTATGCTAAGCCGGATAAAGAGTGGTTTGCTTGCATCTTTATCTAGATCCAAATTAGTTAACCAGAGGTTTATTTATGCATCATTACCACTCACACAACCATTCGATTACCGCCACGTGGAGACAGTGGGTGACGACCGACGAGATGACGTGTAATAAACTTATTGGTCGAACACGTTGTAAGGAGTAGTTTTAGTTCCGTAATATAAAAATCTGAAACCTCCAAAAATTACTCAGTAGCAGAACCTTAAGCCTTTCTTCACTGAATTACTCTGCTCCCGGAGAAAAACAAGATAACGGCGACGATGAACTTCTTCCGATGCCTGTCACTATTGGTTGTGATCGCACTAGTGAATGGTACAATCGCTGAGAAAGCTAACTCTTCCGGAGGAATGGTTTGGGCCACTGCGAGAGACGAGGCGGAGCTGGTAGAAGATTCCGGTTTGGTTATCGGAGAACAGGATCAAATCGACGGTGGATTCTCCTCCCTTGATGGGATGTTACACTGGGCTATAGGTAAAATCATCTCCCCCCTCCCACTGCTCTTCTTCTTTAATCTTTCCTCTAGATCTGACTCTACTATCTCCCGGTAGGTCACTCGGATCCTGCGACGTTGAAGGAAGCAGCTAAAGATGCACAGAAGATGTCTATGGATGAGTTGCAGAAGCGTCAAGTGGAATTAAAGGTGCGAACTTTTTGTGACTATTATGACTCTGTT
Proteins encoded:
- the LOC106307809 gene encoding serine/threonine-protein kinase-like protein At3g51990, with protein sequence MGYLSCKAGSAVAVAVSSSKSAATKPPPPPTESPPEDRPKLRRFLHRDLEAATGGFSADNLLGRGSHGSVYKAVIGSRLVAVKRPSKSREISREFHNEFEILSKIRSPRFVNLLGYSADNVKDPLLVVEFMLNGSLYDVIHSDSPSSPIAISSWSKRIKIALQIAKAVHLLHSQHPPIIHRDIKSANVLMDKNLNAKLGDFGLAIRCNVEDQKVKSTPPAGTMGYLDPDYVTADRLSTKTDVFSFGILLLEIISGRKAIDVRYSPSFIVDWAIPMIKRGKIGGIYDPMIGPPVDVSVRNHLGLVAAKCVRTCREKRPGMEEVVGWLTGLTQSVRSRRWDELGIGNPCMMVETVGRPVE